The genomic stretch CCCCTTGAAGCCATTGATCTTTTCTTGCTTCTTGATTCTCTCTCTCAATGAGTGTGTTTAATTGCTTGCTCGCTCGCAGCGTGCGGTGGAGGAGACCTTAAACCCTAATTTCGTGTTGTGTAGGTTTCGTTGTGACCTGATTTTCTACTACCCGTTTTAGCAAACGACACCAATTCCCTGCCGTTTAAATGTTACATTCCTATTTGGGCTTAATACCATATTAATATATCAGTGTAGAGCCCGCGCCAACGTAATCTACTTTAttgtatttataaattatttacttACAAAAAGATTAAtacatatttataaaaaaattattttgtttagtatataaataaattaattagttaatttcttTTTGTTATATCAATCTTCAATCTGATTAAAAAggttaatatataaaatttgacataattatattttttaatattttagttaacattaatttacgtattttttataactttttttattttaataattttaaaaatatattttaactaaatatataaaaaaataagtaaataaaattattattacgtataattgaaattaattattaaagtttttttatatattaatacaCTATTATGTAAAAGTGTCTattgataatttaaaaattaaaaaaatattttaattattaaaaatttaaaattacatctaattaataaaagtactctAATTTATTGATGAAATAATGTAGTTATACTTTTTTGATAACATTAATCAGACATATCTTACCTTTTTACTGGGCTTGactaatatttattaatattttataaatacatTTATATTCATGTTTAGATGATAACAAAGATGAGATTATTagtttagtaaaaaaaaatactttttatcacttttaatttgaagtaattttttttagtaatttttaagTTAAGGTAGATAATACATATTTAATTgataactttttcaaaaaaagtaatatattttaataaatattattatttaaatttaaattatccTTTCTTACAAAGCAATTATCTAAAATACTTCACAACTTTCGTATacaaaatttacaaatttgatAAATATCAATGTTTTTGCATAAAAGTATATTAATTAAAACGCAGAAGAGtaataaaatttttctaaaaaatttgagataattTTAGTGTCAATTTCTTACTATACATTATTTAAGTTAATTTACTTTATACAGATATGTTAAAATACAGAATGTACTGAAtgattttttgtatatatttataagAAGTTGAAAATTATAAATGCCCAAtctttataacaaaaaaattataaaaattaatattttacaCTAAATTTATGTTATTTGACTTATTTCACAAACTGTCGTAATCAAtccacatatatatatatatatatatatatatatatatatatatataataccaatatttaatatttgatacaaaataaattaggtctcataaaaaaagtataaaaagaTTTGAGTTTAAACACAAATTATtgcatattttaatttgttcaaTTATTTCTTCTATTACATAAAAGACAACActataaacacaataattaactTGAGTTgtatctaaataaaaaaatataacacttAGCTACTTATGTAACAACTTCGACGTTTTTTATGTtataaataatacataattaaaattatccACAAAATGAAGGCAACAAACATCACACTAAATATAACTTTAAAGTTAAATTCAAACTAAATATAACAATGTAATCACAGTAAATTGATAGTCTAAATTAAGTGTATATTTACCAATATTCCTAAAACTTGCATCGGAACTAAAAAGAATATTAAACCCTTAAATGTTAATTTGGATTGGTTTttgagttaaaaaaatattttttaaaaaaataaaatatttttatttaattttaaatctatttaaatacatatttttaaaaaaatatttttatttaaaaaaattaattatttattttgtctaaaaattaataataccttgttttttaaaaaagtataaGCAAAAAacgtattaaaaatttaaaaactttttttaaaaagcATGTTAAAATGTGAAATAACTTTTgtctattaaaaaaatcttttaaaaaaataaaaaataaatatttttttcaaaagtcAATCTAAACTAACTCTAATTTCAAAACAGACACAAAATTATTAAACATCAAAatcacacacatatatatacaaaggataATGTTAGGtagctaaaaaataattacaatatagAAATGTCATATAAAAATTTCTATTCTCTTGATAAGCAAGTGATATACATCTCCTTATCACTTATCCTCCTTATCACCTATAATTTTACTGCATATTTAGAGTCATTAATGTtctttccaaaatcaatttcaGTTTCTCTCAAATCAAATTTCTAACATCTTTCAATCACATTATTATCCATTAAATGCAATAATTCTCTACAAAAATTAtgaaagttaaataattaaaaaattttaacaatttCTACTATACAacttatattttacatatagattattaaaaaataaaatataaaatataaaatataaacaaaaatttaaatataattttttaaaaataattattaactcatcatattaaaattaataaataaacatacatatgaatattaaaaaatattaaaataattaaaatcacGACCTACTAGTTCACATATGAGATAATTTGAAGAATACAATAAGACgtatagtttaaaatttgataatattaattataaaaatttattaactataGACATCAAAGGTatgaaattataaatattatgaGTATAAATTATGGATGTTATTAATATGAAATTATAGATGTTATGTGGATAAATTTATGGATGTTAAATTTTGGTTACCAAACTTTTTCCGTAATTTTAAGTGCTAATTTCGTTTTATTATGTATGTTAACGTGGATGTTAACTTCATATAATTATGGATGTTATTTATATAAACTAATTGATTGCGTAAAGTATGAACTTTACACAAATATTATgcatataactaaaaaaaaaaatagtgagCAAAATCAAAAGATTTAAATACCAATTACCAAAAgaaagtttaaatattaaaaaaaatgcttCTTATTTTAGCGATCAACATcataaaactattttaaaaaattaaaggtgtacattttaaacatatataaaaattgaaggTATACATTTGAAGGTATACatttgaaatatatataaaatggtATATAAAACATTCTTCTAAAATAATTATTGGTTTTCCAGTTTTTAGTCTCTATAAAAATTAGGTTTTTACTAATAAGAGATCCAAAGATATAATTAAGGATactacaaataaaaatttaaaaaaaagatgtaaaaataaatcaaaggtaAAAGTATATCATTTACATGTTACGAAAACAATTTTAAATGCTTCTattttcataaaattatttttaaaaatttaaaaatataacaaaaataataaaaaaattatttttctagaCATAAATAGCAAacaaataatgataaaaaatgtTACGCTTATAATTAAAGtgttaaaaaatacataaaaataatccAGGCTATTACCATACCTCATCAGAACACCTTCTACCATAGGTACTGTATTAAGGTTAAAATCAATTGTCATACAAATTACAATGATAAAAACAATTTCATGTAAAATTTCTTGGTTGATACACTATTGTGCTTGCAATGGTGTTATTCttgtgattttttaatgaatatGATTGAATTAACATAAAGTATATATTAGGATAGGTTTCATGTTTCATATCTCCAATAATTGATGATAAATAGCATAACGGACAAAGAATCAATTGCAATTATTTAATGTAATTGATATTATAATTACCGCtcttaaatataattattaatctttattgtatttttatatataaaaatcaaattatacAAAAGAATAGTAAGTATTGATTACAATAATGCCTAATAAAAACGgatatgattttataattaataagtAGATTTGATAAGAACGGTGATAAGTAGAATGATAAGAGAAtgggataaaaaataaaactgatattaaatgatataaatgaaatgaattatgaaaaattttaactaattatgactgaaaattttttattaccaAACTTTTTCCATATAACAAATActtaatttttcattattatcACTATTATAGTATCATTTTCAACTAATGGTGCAGTAAATACACATAATTAACCATAGTAcaaacaaaattatattttttctaaatttgatTGGAAGTCTTACTTCTTCTTTGCCAATCcaacaaaaacaacaaaagtaaactcataaattaataaaaactcaaaaagacaaaaatatttttatttattttaaactttgATTTAAGTTTAATCTAAAGAGTAAATTGGAAATTTTACAACAGAATGATACTATATGCATGTTATGTAAGAAAGATACTGAGAATATACAACATCTGTTTATTCCTGTGAGTTCTCTTGGCAGGTGTGGTGTGTTTGGGCCTCGAAATTTGAACAAGAGTAGATTATTCCCGGTACTGTGAAAGAGTAATTTGAGAGTTGGAGGTATGTGTCAATGAGAAAAGAAGTACGAAAGTATTGGTTGGTTGGTTTCTTCTCAATGACGTGGACTATATGGTTACGCAAAAATGATATTATTTTTCACAACAAGATAATAAGGATTAAAGACTACGTGGACCAATCCTTTTCATATACCACAGAATGGTGTTGTAACTGACTCATGTTATTGATGGTAATATCGGAGATGACATAGAAGTTATACGACTGTCATTGTTTGCTCGTCTGTAATGCTCCACGTGTGTTGTGAGCTCCTtctttcttcaaaaaaaaaattaattcaaatgcACATTGGCAATTGAACATGAATGTGAGGCCTCAATCTCTAATCCAACCTTACTTCATTCGTTTAATTCCATCATTTGCTCCAAATCtcacatctttttaaataataaatagaactaatattaaaaagaaatatgcaaatatttttttaatgccACATGCCCCTGATTCAAATTGAACGTGAGTACTTATGTCTTGAATATTACTAATACATACATTAAGCATTGAACTGTATGCGATTGCATACAATCTAAAGTGCAGTCCATTCCTCAGTCAATTCTCTCTAAATCATCACCTCTAGTAAACAAAGGAACATATTTCTTAGTAAATATTacaattcaaattaaaaaaaattctctaaattaaaacaatacaattattctcattttttaCAATAATCAAAATTTACAAAAGACAGTTACAAATCAAAGTAAAACAAatagtgaaaaaaaattaacataattacTTCTCAATTACTCTTCATTGACATGGACGAACAACTCAATGCAACAAAATTCAGATGCTCATGAATGCTAAAAGCATACTTTGTATTTCAAAAAAACCTAATGATGCATCAAATCTAATtacaaaaattagaaaaaaaaaatctgcaGAGAATACACCACAAAAATATTCCAATCTCATCTTTAAATTCATCTTTAGATCCACAAATATACATGATATGATATTATATTTTGGGTATGTTCAAGTCAACTATCATTTTTGGTCTAATATTAGAAAAAGCAATAATTTCTCCAAATTCAAGTTCGTAACCAAATCTGACGTAATAAGGTAGCAAATCTGATGAAAAAAAGCACATCAAATTGTGATAACCAATCTTGTTTGGAACTACATCAATGATATATtatcaaaaactaaaaaaatgaaTAGAAAACGAAAAACTAAAAGGTAATAACTACTCACTCCAACCTCCAAACACTTATTGCTTTGGAAAAAtccataaatataaaatattttaaaaaattgctACATAAACAAAAGATTTTATAATCATAATACTTTGTCAATAAAGAGTAAATCCAATATGCCTCACATCGATTACAAATGCATGGCAAACAATtaaaaaccaaaagaaaaaaaaatattaaagtaaataataattttttttattaaagatagaAAGACTCAAATTCACAATTTTTTAAGTGAACATAGAGAAGAGActatatcaattaaattataaattattagcAAAGCAAATAATAACTTTAAACAAATAGAATTGATAGTCCTTAGAATTAAGCAAAGTCAACCGTCTACTATAAAATGTCATTAAAATTAAGTAATGTCAACAAAAACCTAGAATTGATGTCAAAGTTATAATTTTGAGATGCTATTTATAGTagaccaaaaaaaaagaaaaaaaagagagagagaaagtcGGCTTAGCGAGCCTAAATTCATTATTAAAAGAGATTCGGGGCTTGTTCCTAAGATTTTCGGTTTAAGTTTTACAGTAGGACAAGATTCAAGTTAGATTagttaaattgaataaattttggtttggtttgataaagtttttattttttaaaagtaatttataaaagttattttttaaaagatagcTTTTTAAGAGTGGCATCACTtgtgtttgataaaattaaattaaaaataatttttaataagcaTAAGTATCATAATTATATTTGGTAAAACAgcttttaaaacttaaaaaaattataataaacatGTTTATAacaaagaataatttattttttcaaattctttaaaattttatataagtatcataaaaatttatttaacctaaatatcataattaaaaatactaaattatctaactcaaattttagagactaataatttaaatatttacttGATTGTACTTATATAAATAGAGTTATCATTagtcaataataaaatttgtatgtAATTCAATATTAGTactcacaaaaaaaaataatattaatagatagaAGTTCATACCTAATATGTGATAGAGATGTATTTGTGTTTAAATTTGTGAAGATTaggttaaaaaataaaaaatatatgaaaattgtGTTAAAATTTGTGAAGGTTAGAATGAGAAGTTAAAAATATATGAGAATTTTAGTGGCAATATAATAGTGGAAAATATAtgtgagaaaataaataaaatttgataagTACAAGCCAATTTTAAAAAGCTTCTGTTTAAGTGTTTTTAAAAGTACCCCTAACTTTTAAAAGTCGCAAGTATAAACACTTGaactttttaatttatcaaacacAAAATGAAGTCCTTATACTTTTTAAAAACACAAACATCTCTTGAAAAAAACTTTACCAAACCCAACCTTTAGCACTTTAACAGTATCTTAGAGTGTTTATAATGTGAGAGATTAAACTCCCTTTCTGCAATGCTTTTTTATCCATGTAAACAAAATTCCATACGGAAgaaattcttttttttcctcttcATTGAATATTCATTCTTATTAGTACACAAATGAAACATAAGAGATCAACTTGAAATCCAAAATATACAAATGACTCTTGTTTCTTTCCCTCAATCAATAATTCGATTTGCTAATTTCTCTAACTTTACAGCTTAGATTATGTCGTCATTTTCATCAATTCAATTACACTTGTTCGAATCAACTAGTTAGTGAATAGCTAGCCTAATGTAAATTTTGTGGCTGTTGCATTGCACTACTAGCCAACCAATTGATCCATCCTTTTCTCTTCAAAACATGACCATCTTTGtaacttttaattaattaattaattaattaattaattaaaagggttttagtttaattttctttaggaaaaaaaaaggaagagagaaaaacactatGCAATTCTTCATGAGAGGATTTCAATAATTGTAGATTCTTCTTCCTAAATCTTGATGCGCCTCAATGCAAGGTAGGCCAATAATCTGTACCCTACAAACATGAGAAACAAGACACCAATGCTTCCCACAGTGCCAATTTGGCCCATCACATCCTCTTCAAGAAACTTGCAATTAGCCCTGTCTCCACCACCATGATTGCAACCCAACATGTATGAGATTTTCCTTCCATCACCATACTGAATCCTAGTCAGAAGCCTATAACAGTAAAAAGTTGTGGATATGTATTTGATCCAAGCCATGCATGCTGGAACCTTATGGACATAGTATCCACCTGTTAGCACAAATGCTAGCATTGTCACTGCTGCAACAGTTGAAGCTTGTTTGGCATCCATTATTGCGGCGCCTAAGGCAAGACCAAGACCCTGCGAGACAAGGACATATCCAAGGATGACCAACCATGTCAATAGAAATGCCACCAGATCAGGCTTTAGGCCTCCCATCCAATATGCCACAATGAGGAAAATTGTGGGCAGGATAAGCTCCATTGGAAGATCGCCCACGATTCGAGACATGAAGTAGGACGATAATGTGTACATTCCAGAGGCCCTTTCTTTCATGAAGATGGCGCGCTCTTGGGGGAAGGCGAAAACAGAGTTGAAGGATGGGAACACACCCCAGAAGATTGAAATGAAGAAGAGTAGGCCAAGCCTGTCCTGAACATTTCTGTAGTCAGAGTGCCACCACATTAGGCCTGCTAATAGTGCAGCTGCAATGACTTGGAACACTCTCAGAGTGTTGAATGATTCATACTTTCTCTCTTTGAGGCTTCTTTGGAAGAGCGTGCTGAATTGGTTGAACCAATCTAAGAAGCTAACCCTGTCACTATATCTGCTTCTTCCCATAGGGTGTGTGTTCTTTGTAGGATTAACAATGTTGGGAATGTCCATGCATAAAGCTTTTACCTTTGGAGCTAGTATTGTGTTGTATGAATGAATTAGGTTCTGCCTTATGTTTGGCTTATCTCTTTCACTTACACCATCAACATGGCTAACACCTGCAGAATTCAAAGCCAAGTTTGATTAATAAAAGGTGCATCCtcttattgttattattaatttgttattgtACTTGTATTtaatatctaaataaacttgGTAATCCAAATTTCTAGGTGTTTCAAAAGATCTCATAATAATATCTGAAAAGCAGAGGGCTTCATAATTCTTGGTTATGCTTTATTTCGCTTTCAGTTGGCAAGTAGAGCCAAATCAGATTTCATCTTTGGATAAAAGAATAAGGGACCACAACAGAAAGAGAAAACATACCAGATTAACCATATAGAAGAGAGATCAGATAAAAACTTATTTTCTATAAGAGACCTTATCTGAAAATCAATAATATACTCTGGAATAAACTATAGGAAATTATGGCTGTAGCATCATGGCCATTCGCCATGGCAATGGCCATATGGGACCGTGTATTATAAAATCTAGCATTTAAAAATGATCAAATCTATTTACTTAGAGATACTCAAGCAGAAGAAAGTATAGGACAAGATAAAGAGGATGATAAAGTAAATCAAAGTATGTgcttaattaaattaattaaacacGCAATTGATTAATCTAAAGGAGTCAGATTAAGAGGCATAAACATGGTTAAGTAGGATAGTGGAACTTGTAAAAGCTGACTTATGTGCTAGTGTTATGGTGAGTCTCCACTAATATTGGTGCTGGCACTGTTGATAGGGCCACCAGCTCCCACTTTCATATGTTTGATCAACATAAAtctattcaattttatttttattcaaccTTTCAGCCATCAAAGTTCACTTTTGTGGGACAAAATGTTTTTAATCTTGTAAATCAGACCCAACACGTGTAGCTCTTTAACAGATCCTAAGAATAGAGAGATACTTAAAAAAGGTAGAGAGGAAAAGGAGAGAAattaagaaaacaaaatgaataagaaaactGAAAAGGGGAACCATATGCACGATTGGCCAGATCATTGTCAAAGAAGTGAAGGTCAAGCTTTTTCCCATATGTGTAATGATGAATAAGGAACACCCCCAAGACCATGTTCTAGCTTGTATTGATCAAAAACACTATTTTTCTAGGAAAACGGCTTTAGATGCAGTGCCACAAACCCAAATAATTATTGTTTTTTAGCAGAATAATAACATGTATATTCTATTAGTAAGGGATATGACTCTCTAAGGAAAGAGATATATACTTAATATTATTGTAATTCTATTAGCATAAACCAAACATTAGAGAAGATAAGATATGTTGATTATGACTCAACCCCATCATTACTATAAACCTCTTTTATACAGCTAACTAAAATTAGGTATAAATGATAGGATATATGATTTTATCACCATTTAATTTAAGGGCAGACAGTGATTCAGTGTGCCACTTTATTTTTCCCTGGGTGTCCTCTTTgctaattctttttttttttcccttcttcctctcttttaCAAGATTGATGGTTTCTCACGCTATGAGTGTCGTCATCACCTCCTCCACCTCAATATCCACATTATAATCATGGCCCCAAGGATCAATGAAAAAAGGTTTAGAGAGGCACATATATCCTTCATAATCGTCTAGTGCCACCTATATATAAGATTAAAATACCTAGTCAAAGAGCACTACTTACCTTAGCAGTTATTTCACGGATTAAATTAATTCTAGACTATGCTCGGTGACATCAGCCACCAGTCTAGTCTAAAAGAAGCAACACTATTGGTCCAACACTAACTTAAATAGAAAGACCACTTATCTACAACTTAAGTCTCAGCCCACTACTTAAGCATTTCCAACTTTATGAAATATGTCACGTTCTTCTCTTTTGACCATAAATAACCTTGGTCCACACGGAGGACATTTGCAATTATAATTACTCTAATCTGATTACATCAGGTTGTAAATTGTTCATAGTGTTTCTGTTAAAACTCTTGCATCCTTTTCAGTGTAATAACAACTAGCATACTCTGCTATGTAAcaccacttttttttttttttttttttgaagagaATGTAAAATCTAAAACACATTTGACACTAAATTAAAAAGTGGGAGAAATACATAGTAACTGAATATTCGTAATAAAATAAGTATAATACCATATGTTAGAATAAACAGAGAGtggtttatatatatacacgtCACAAAGGTTACATGCCAATATCAGCATCAAGAGGTTACTTTAAAGTGTTTTCTCGGTTGGTATAAGCTCGAAAGACAAGTCATTACTTATCCTACTACAAAAGCAAGTTAATTGAAGTACCAATTTTAGACACCACAACAAAAGCGTAATTGATTCTGATGTTATTATGTTATCCTTTGCAAAATAAAAGATAGTAGATTAAGTTGTTCAATTCCTGTTGAAAAGGATATGGTTGATAACTCTTTAATATAAGGGTCCATGTCTCTATATATAATAACTCCTCCTTCTCTATTATTTACCTTCTAGTTTTAGGAATATTTCCGGACCCCACATATATATGAAATTGGCACCTAACCTCACCTGACAGGGATCGGAAAAATCCCTGTATGTGTCTCCCAAAAAATAGTCTTATAATTAACAAGCTTAGTCTTGGATTATTCTCTAAGAACGAAAATTAAAATCAACTCCCAATACTATACATatgtataaatattaaataatgctCTAGTACaataaactattttaatcaCAAACAGAATCCAGCTTAAGTCCAAATATTTATTTGGTAACTGTGGGCTTGAATTAGAGGGGAAAAAATACATGCCTCGGTTGAGGAGGCAGTGGCTCTATGCTTTAAGGTTTGGCCAAGATGAAACAGTGTGAACTGTGAAGAAACAAAATAAGGGAAAGGGGAAAATCAAGGAGTATAAGGAGTCAGAGTCACATCACTGGTTGGCCccagaaaaagaaaaaccaacTGGATATATAAGAAGCAAGGAAAAGAAGGAAATGATAGAGGCAATAACAAATTAAACACTTCCGAAAAAGGAGGACACGTGGTAAGCATCAAGGgatttgtttaaataaaaataattaaagcatTCCCAACAGAAAATCAAAACCCATTACGTATCTAATCGATTTGTTCCACTCAAAGCTGAGACGCTTCCTTTATCTTTCTCCCTTCTCACTCAAACGctacatatatttataaagtatctaaataaataaaattctttacacacaacaataatcatcatcacaccACTATGGCAATATAGGTGAGGGCAACCCCATTGCCCTGAAAGACTTCATGAACTACAGTTAAATTAAACAGACAAAGGGTGTAGTAGTAATAGTACAATAACCTAGTTTCATCATATGGGATGCTGAATTCGTAGCCAGCAAAGTGTATCAACAAAATAGTAGCATGATGTTTGTCACAGCATGTTGCCTAAACTTGATGCTCCTTATTAATGACGTCCCATTATTAATTCATTGAACCAAAAACTCACCCACCAATCCACcatgcttatatatatatatatatattcttagaTACTATTCCCCCAACAAAATCACAATCAAAATGTCACATCTACCACACACCATAACACTAATAATTCGGTAAATCCACATTCTTTTCATTACCCCCCATCTACAATAAAAATTCTTGATAACTAAACACTAAGTCCATTTGGTCAAATATTCCCTTGCTAACCTAATTAATCTTACTTAATTAACATCAATAATTAACCAACTTATCACCAACAAATAGCAATTTTGACCGTGCCAACTTTACTTTAACTGCCAAAAAAGTTTGTAATCACTGTATCCTTGTCATACTCTTTTCCTCCATTGTGTCAAAACTACCATCATTTGTAGACAAAAAGAATATAATATTACTTTCTCAATTTCACCTTAGttattttaagaatgaatttataaaagataaaaatgactTATCATAAATATTATAGAAATTAAGTCTTAACTGCCACCAAAAGTTTGTTACAACAGAATAACATCAAGCTGAGTTACCGTTGTGAtaacagaaaatgaaaaaaatataaaaataaaaataaacgaAGAGAAAGTTGACGTACCGTTAGCGAGATCGAGAAGGAAATCGGCGGGGTTCATCGGAAAAGATGGCACAAAACCAACGGACTCAAAGTACCGCATGGCGTCGCATCCTTTACCGAAGTAGAGGCAATTCCCTTCGGAGAGCACGAGAACATTATCGAACATCTGGAACACGCGGCTCGACGGTTGGTGCACCGACGTAACCACCGTCTTCCCCTTCTTCGCTAGCGAACCGAGCACCGAAATGAGGCGGTGCGCCGACGTGGAGTCCAGCCCCGACGTCGGCTCGTCCAGCAGCAGCAGGCTCGGATCCACAAGCATCTCATGCGCAATGCTCACGCGCTTCCTCTCCCCGCCGGAGACACCGCGGATGAAGCTGTTCCCGATTATGGTGTCCTCGCACTTGCCTAGTCCAAGCTCTGCAATCGCCGACTCCGCCGCCGCAATCTTCGCCTCACGCGGCAGCGAACGAGGGAGGCGGAGCATGGAGCAGAAGACTAGGGTTTCGCGGACGGTGAGGTGCGGGTAAAGCACGTCGTCCTGAGTAACGAATCCGGTTCGGCGGAGAATCGGTTTGGTGAGCTTGGATGAGTTTGCGAGAATTGTTCCGGTGAGGCCGTGACCATGGAGTCTCCCTGCAAGCGCGTTT from Arachis stenosperma cultivar V10309 chromosome 9, arast.V10309.gnm1.PFL2, whole genome shotgun sequence encodes the following:
- the LOC130950465 gene encoding ABC transporter G family member 25, whose product is MSTTTQREAFGGVETPNGDSPKQPPRESRDIPPLMSPSYPITLKFMDVGYRIKIENKQAKGRCIKKLFATDRESPTPSDQTRSTVMQERTILNGVTGIAYPGEILAILGPSGSGKSTLLNALAGRLHGHGLTGTILANSSKLTKPILRRTGFVTQDDVLYPHLTVRETLVFCSMLRLPRSLPREAKIAAAESAIAELGLGKCEDTIIGNSFIRGVSGGERKRVSIAHEMLVDPSLLLLDEPTSGLDSTSAHRLISVLGSLAKKGKTVVTSVHQPSSRVFQMFDNVLVLSEGNCLYFGKGCDAMRYFESVGFVPSFPMNPADFLLDLANGVSHVDGVSERDKPNIRQNLIHSYNTILAPKVKALCMDIPNIVNPTKNTHPMGRSRYSDRVSFLDWFNQFSTLFQRSLKERKYESFNTLRVFQVIAAALLAGLMWWHSDYRNVQDRLGLLFFISIFWGVFPSFNSVFAFPQERAIFMKERASGMYTLSSYFMSRIVGDLPMELILPTIFLIVAYWMGGLKPDLVAFLLTWLVILGYVLVSQGLGLALGAAIMDAKQASTVAAVTMLAFVLTGGYYVHKVPACMAWIKYISTTFYCYRLLTRIQYGDGRKISYMLGCNHGGGDRANCKFLEEDVMGQIGTVGSIGVLFLMFVGYRLLAYLALRRIKI